Genomic DNA from Bacterioplanes sanyensis:
TTTGCTCGCCGCCATTCTGGGTTAAGGTTTCGATAATCACACTGACGTTGGGGTCGTCGGGCTTCAGACGGAAAATGGACGAGCCGCCCATGCCGTCAAGCGGCTTAAAGATGACATCTTGATGTTGCTGGTGGAACGCTTTCAGCAAGTCGGCTCGGCGCGTGACCATGGTCGGGGTCATCAAGTGGGGAAATGCGGTCGCAAAGAGCTTTTCGTTGCAGTCGCGAAGGCTTTGCGGTTTGTTGGCGACCAGCACACCCTCCTGCTCGGCGCGCTCCAGAATATAGGTGCTGTAGATAAACTCACTGTCGAAAGGCGGGTCTTTGCGCATCAGTAAGATGTTGAGATCAGCCAGCGGTGCTTCTCGGTATTCACCGCGTTCAAACCAGTTGTTCTCATCCATTTTGACGGTCAAAGGGGCCATGCGCGCCATTGCGCGGCCATCGGAGATGTATAAATCCGATTGTTCCATGTACCAAAGTTCAAAACCGTGACTTTGTGCCGCATTTAATAATGCTAACGAGGTATCCTTATGGAAGTGGATCTTTTCAATAGGGTCCATGACCACGCCAAGGTGAATAGTCATGCAGTGAGTACTCCGCCAGTTGTAAAAATGCGACTACAGTGTAACCCATTGATGCAGATTAACAGTGCAACAGTGTTGGCGCTGATCGCTTCTGGTTTGGTGTATCAATGTGTGATACAAAAGTGCGCGAAGGCGTCACCTGCGTGGTCACAGTGCTTCAATCAGTTTCAAAGCGGATGGTTAAGGCCCCCTTTATGGACGACAATTTTCAGAATGTTAAGGTCATGGTCATTGACGATAGTAAGACTATTCGTCGCACGGCCGAGACGCTGTTGAAAAAAGTAGGTTGTGAAGTCATCACAGCCACCGATGGTTTTGATGCCCTTGCCAAGATTGCCGATACCCATCCCGATATCATTTTTGTCGATATCATGATGCCGCGTCTTGATGGTTACCAAACCTGTGCCCTGATTAAGAATAATTCCAAGTTCAAGTCGACGCCTGTCATTATGCTATCCAGTAAGGATGGCTTGTTTGATAAAGCGAAAGGTCGAATCGTTGGCTCAGACGAGTACCTGACCAAGCCGTTCAGCAAAGAAGAACTGCTGAGCTCTATTCGCCAATACGTTAATTCCTGAGCCAACAGTACAGTTTAATGAGGAAGTAGGCATGGCCCGCATCTTGGTAGTTGATGATTCTCCTAGTGAAGTCAAAGTATTTAAAGCAATGCTCGAGCAAAATGGTCATGAGGTCATTGCTGCAGAAAATGGTGCCGATGGCGTAGCGATGGCGCGGCAAGAAAAGCCGGACGTAGTATTAATGGACATCGTAATGCCGGGACTGAATGGCTTCCAGGCTACCCGTCAGCTGACCAAAGATGACGACACCAAGCACATCCCTGTGATCATCGTCACCACCAAAGACCAGGAAACTGATCGTGTGTGGGGTAAGCGCCAAGGTGCTTCTGGTTACTTGGTGAAACCGGTGAGTGAAGCGACGCTGATCTCTGAAATTGACTCGGTGATGGCTGGCTAATTTATGACCCCATTTGCGCAACTTCTGGACATTGCCGAAAGAAGTCGGCGCAACGCTTCCGACCTGCCGCAGCAGGTCGAAGCGGTCAACTACTGGCGTGGTGTTGGTTTTATGGTGGCAGGTCAAACCTTTGCTGCCGAAATGGAGGATGTGGCGGAAATTCTGCAGCCTCCGCGTTTGACGCGAGTGCCCGGTGTGCGCAGCTGGGTATTGGGCGTGGCTAATGTACGTGGCCGCTTGGTGCCGGTGATGGATCTAGCTGGCTTGCTGCAGCTGCCCTCCAAGGCCAATTGGCGCAGCCGTCGAGTACTGGTGATCGAAGAAGGTGATCATCTGACGGGCTTGATGGTCGATGCTGTGCTGGGTCTACAGCAATTCCCTGAAGACGATGTGCAAACTCCAGAGTCATTAGACAGCTCCTATGCCAGCTACATCAGTAGCTGCTACAAGCGTGATGGCAAGCTCTGGCCAGTTTTTCAACTCCGACAGCTGATTCAGTCGTCGGAGTTTTTGCAGATTGCGGTGTAAACACCGTTATAAACGTGTTACCAGCGGTTCACGCTGCTG
This window encodes:
- the pilH gene encoding twitching motility response regulator PilH, with the protein product MARILVVDDSPSEVKVFKAMLEQNGHEVIAAENGADGVAMARQEKPDVVLMDIVMPGLNGFQATRQLTKDDDTKHIPVIIVTTKDQETDRVWGKRQGASGYLVKPVSEATLISEIDSVMAG
- a CDS encoding chemotaxis protein CheW, translated to MTPFAQLLDIAERSRRNASDLPQQVEAVNYWRGVGFMVAGQTFAAEMEDVAEILQPPRLTRVPGVRSWVLGVANVRGRLVPVMDLAGLLQLPSKANWRSRRVLVIEEGDHLTGLMVDAVLGLQQFPEDDVQTPESLDSSYASYISSCYKRDGKLWPVFQLRQLIQSSEFLQIAV
- the gshB gene encoding glutathione synthase, translating into MTIHLGVVMDPIEKIHFHKDTSLALLNAAQSHGFELWYMEQSDLYISDGRAMARMAPLTVKMDENNWFERGEYREAPLADLNILLMRKDPPFDSEFIYSTYILERAEQEGVLVANKPQSLRDCNEKLFATAFPHLMTPTMVTRRADLLKAFHQQHQDVIFKPLDGMGGSSIFRLKPDDPNVSVIIETLTQNGGEQIMAQRFIPDITDGDKRILMINGEPVPYCLARIPASGETRGNLAAGGRGVTQPLSDENRALAEEIGPHLRERGLYFVGLDVIGNQLTEINVTSPTCVREISRDSGIDVAQQLIECLASQIQH
- the pilG gene encoding twitching motility response regulator PilG produces the protein MDDNFQNVKVMVIDDSKTIRRTAETLLKKVGCEVITATDGFDALAKIADTHPDIIFVDIMMPRLDGYQTCALIKNNSKFKSTPVIMLSSKDGLFDKAKGRIVGSDEYLTKPFSKEELLSSIRQYVNS